The genome window GCCGACGAGGGGTGGCTCTCGTACGCGGACGACGACCACGACTCGCTGACGGACATCGACGACGAGACGCGCGCCTACTCGCTCATCCCCGGCCGCTTCTACCTCAACTTAGAGGGCCGCGAGCCGGAGGGCGTCGTCCCCGAGTCCGAGTACGAGGCGACGCGCGAGGAGCTCATCGACGACCTCGAATCGCTCACCGGCCCCGACGGCCGACAGGTGTGCAAGCGGATCGTGAAAGGCGAGACCGTCTTCGACGGCGCCCACGACGACATCGCCCCCGACCTCGTCGTCATCCCCGCGGACGGCTTCGATCTCAAGTCCGGCTTCTCCGGCAAGGAGGCCGTCTTCACCGAGGGTCCGCGCAACGGGATGCACAAGTTCGAGAACTCGCTGCTGTATTCGACCGAGCCCGGCCTCGACCTGACGGACGCGAACCTCTTCGACGTGACGCCGACGCTGCTCGACCTGATGGACGTCGACGCTGACGACGAGTTCGACGGCGAGAGCCTGCTGGGCTGACGGCCGTCGCAGGGACGGGACCTACTCTGTCGCCCGCGACGCGCGCCCTCAGATCACCTCTGTCGGCCGCGAACACCGCAGACAGAGGATTCGGGTGCCCGCCCAGTTCACGTGGTTCGACCCACAGTGCGGGCAGCGGTGGTTCTCGTTGTCGTACTCCGTCGTCCCCCGCGGCGCGGCGAGGTGGGCGTCGTCGACCGCGCGCTCGACGAGCCCGGCGAACCGCTGCTTCTTGAACCGAGCGCGGTGCGCGAGGAACTCGCCGGGCCGTCCCGGATCCGATCCGTGGAGGTCCTCCCACTTTATCGCTATCTCGCCGTCAGCTGGCCCACGCGCGACCTGCTTGATCGTCGCCGCTGCGGCCTCGAAGAGGGGGGTCGTCGCGAGCGCCTGCGGGGAGTCGACCTCGTCGCCCGCGGCCGCGTAGCACTCGGCGGCGTCGTCGTACGCCTCGTCGGCGCCGCCGAGCCCGCCCGCGACCCGGAAGTCGGCGACGAACTCCGCGAGGCAGGCGCCCTGTCCCGGGTCGGTGAGGACGGACTCGAAGTCGCGGGCGGCGGCGATCCCCTCGGCCGCGCGCCGGGCCGCGCGCTCGTCGATGCCGGCGACCCGGTAGGCGACCGTCGCCGCGAGCAGCTGTTGGAGCCCCTGCCCGATCCATCCCTTGTCGTCCGGCTCGAAGGGGTCGACCTCGGGTCGCGGGTCCGCGAGCACGCGTCGCCCGCCGCGGGTGTAGCGGTCCCCCGCGCGCTCGTACTCCCGGGCCGCCAGCGCGTCGACCGCCGCGTCGTGGTGGCCGCCGTCGTCGGTGTTCACACGCGCGCTACGGGCGGGGACGGGTTACGCCTGACGGGCGGCGGGCGAGCGGAAGGCTGCCGTCCGGACCATACTTATTTCCGGGCGTCGAAGCGCCCCCATGGAGCGACCGGACGGCGATTCGGGCCCGGCCTCGGAGCCGCCGTCGCGATCCGTCTCGCGGGAGAGCGCGGACCCGACGCCGGTCAGCGGCGCCGTCGAGTGGCTCCTCGTCGTCGCGCTGCTCGCGGCCCCGATGGCGGTCGTTCCGGGCGGTGACGACGCCCCGACGCTGGTGAGCCTCTGGGGGTTCGTGACGCTCGGCGGCGACGGGAGCGGGCTCGGCGGCTACCCCGTGTGGGCGTACTTCCTCGACCAGCCGCGACCGTTCGCGACGCTCCCGCCGTCGATCCGGGCCTGGCCGCTCGCGCTCGGCTTCCACCTGCTCGCGACCGGGAGCGCGACGAGCGGCGTCGCCCTCGGACGCGAGGACCGTCGGGTGACGGGCGGGGTCCTCGTGCTCGGCGCGGCCGCGACGCTGTGGGTCGCCGCGGGGCTGGGCGTGCGCTTCGGCGTCGGGACCACGGCGGGCTGGCTGACGGTGCTGCCGGTGAGCGCGCTCGCGACGCTCGCGGTCGCGGTCGCCGCGTACGGCGGCGACCTCCGGAGAATCGTGACGCATTGACCGGCCGAGGTCGCGCGTGCGAGCCGCCCGGGCGACCGGCCGCCGTCGCGCCCTCGGTCCACCCCCTTTATCAACCCGTGCGCGGATGCGGATCGCATGACGTCGTTCGCGACCATGATCGGCGTGACGAGCGCGGCCGGGCTCGTGACCGCGCTCGGCGCGCTCCCCGTCTTCCTCCGAGCGCGAGTGACGCACCGCACCTACGACGCCGCGCTCGGGCTCGCCGCCGGGCTGATGGTCGCGGCCAGCGTGTTCGGACTCGTGATTCCGGGGCTGGAGGAGGGGACGCTCGCGGAGGTGATGACGGGCGTCTTCGTCGGCGGCCTCGTCCTGCTCGGCGGGAACTACCTCATCCCGCACATCCACGCACAGTACCGGGAGTGGCTCCCGGACGGGGGCGCGACCGGCGCCGACGCGGCCGCGATGGGCTTCCCGGCCGCGGACCCGGTCGACGCCGCGGGCGGATCCGTCCACGGCGACGCCACCGCCGACGCGCCCGCGGACGGCGAGGTCGCTTCCGATCCCGCCGCGGATGACGCCGCCGAGAGCGCCGACGGGATGGAGGCCCCGCTGCGGAAGGCGCTGCTCATCGGCGGGGCGATCACCCTCCACAACGCGCCCGAGGGGCTGGCGATCGGCGTCGCGTTCGCCTCCGGGTTGAACGAGGTGGCGCTCGTGCTGGCGGTGGTGATCGGGCTGCAGAACGTCCCGGACGGGTTCGCGTTCGCGGTGCCGATGGCCGAGACCGGGATGTCGAACGCACGCGTCCTCTGGTACACCGCGCTCTCCGGGTTCGCGCCGCAGGTCGTCGCCTCCGCGTTCGGCTTCTGGCTCGTCGGACTCTCGACCGGGCTGTTCCCGGTCGCCTCCGGGTTCGCCGCGGGCGCGATGCTCGCGGTCGTGTTCCGGGAGCTGATCCCCTCCTCGCACGGCCACGGGCACGCCGACGCCGCGACCGCGGCGTTCCTCGTCGGGTTCGTCCTCCTCGTCGTCGTCGACGCCGTCGTGACGGTGTGACCGCGCCCGCCGACGGAGTTGTCGACCGGGCGCCAGACCGCGAAACGCTTTCGCCGGCGGGACGCGTCGCGTCGCACATGTCCACGACCGTGTCGACGCCCGACGCCGACGAGACGTGCGCGTACTGCGGCTCGCGGATCTTCGACCACGATCCGGTCTGCGTGCGCGACTGCGACGCCGACTGCGGCGCGCCCGCCTACTTCTGTAACTACGCGTGCCTCTCTGCGTACGTCGACGAGAACGAGCTCACCGCGGGCGACGCCTGCGAGTGGTCGCCCGACGCGTGACCGACCGACCACGGTCGTTCCGGCTCGTGCGGGAGGCCACCGTCGGCGAAGTCCGCCTCCGTGAGCGGGATCGCGGCCGATCGCCGCGTCGTCGTCGCGGCGACGTAGACGGCTTCCTCGTCGGCGAACGGTTGCGTGTCGTCGCTGATCCGGACGTACGGTCGGAAGTCGTTGTCTGCGAACAGATCCGGTCCCTTCGCGACCGCGCCGCGCTCGTCGGTCACGTCTCGTCCTCGCCGTAGTAGTCGTCCGTCGTCGACGCGGAACTCGCCGCGCGCTGCGCGGCGAACGACGCGAGCCGCTCGTCCTCTGCGATCGCCCAGTACCGACCCCGATGGCGGACGAGTCCGCGGTCATCGAGTCGCGATAGGACGGCGCCGACGCTCCCGCGTTTGATTCCCGTCTCCTCGTGGATCTCGGTCTGCGTGAACGCCTGGTCGTCGTACTCGGCGAGGAAGGAGAGGACCCGATACGGTTGGGTCCCGGGGGCGACGTCGAGCGCCGCCTCCGGTTCGTCGTCGAACGCGTCGATACCGATCGGCATGCGTCATAGTCTGTAATATTCTGTACTAAATTTGTGGGCGAGTCAACGACTTATCGCCCCTCGAATCAGTTGCCACCGCGAAAAGCCGCTCCGAATCCGCCTCGCCCGCTACTCGTTCCGCGGGCTGCTCGGGTGGTAGTCGGTGTCGTACTCGCCCGGGTTCCCGTCCACGCGGTCGGGGTTGATCCGGCCGGCGAGCAGCATGAAGTCGAGGACCGTACAGTAGAGCATCGCCTCGACGACGGGCACGGCCCGCGGCGGGAGGACCGGGTCGTGGCGGCCGACGACCTGGATCTCCTTCTCCTCGCCGGTCTCCCAGTCGGCCGAGCGCTGCTTCTTCGGGATCGACGTGGGCGCGTGCCACGTCGCCTCGCCGTAGATGGGCTCGCCCGTGGTGATCCCGCCCTGGAGCCCCCCGTGGTCGTTCCCCTCCGGGACCGGGTCGCCCTCGTCGCTCTCGACGTGGTCGAACGACTCGCCGTCGTCGAACGTCCAGTCCTCGTTGCGCTCGCTTCCCGTCACGTCGACGGCCTCCTTCCCGAGACCGAACTCGACGCCGGTCGTCGCCGGGATGGCGAACAATGCCTGGCCGAGCCGGCTCGGGAACCCGTCGAAGCGCGGCGCGCCGAGCCCGCGCGGGACGCCGCGACACTCGAAGTAGATGGAGCCCCCGATGGAGTCGCCCTTCTCTTGGTACTCCTCGATCAGCTCCTGCATCTCCGCGGCCGCCTCGGGGTCGGCGCAGCGCACGTCGTTCTCCTCGCTGTTCGCGAGGAGCTGCTCGAAGCTCACCGCGTCGGCTTCGACGTCGCCGATGCGGTTGACGTGGGCTTTAATCTCCACGTCGTGATCGGAGGCGTCGAGGACCTGCTCGGCGACCGCGCCCGCCGCGACCCAGTTGACGGTCTCGCGCGCGGAGGAGCGCCCGCCGCCGCCCCAGTTGCGCGTGCCGAACTTCGCGGAGTAGGTGTAGTCGCCGTGCGAGGGGCGCGGCGCCGTGACGTACGGCTCGTACTTCCCCGAGCGCGCGTCCTTGTTCTGGATCACCATGCCGATCGGCGTCCCGGTCGTGTAGCCGTCCTGAACGCCGGAGTTGACGACGACCTCGTCCGGCTCGCCCCGTGAGGTGGTGATCATCGACTGGCCCGGCTTGCGCCGGTCGAGCTGCGCCTGGATGGCCTCCTCGTCGAGCTCGACGCCCGCGGGCACGCCGGAGACGGTGACGCCCATCGCGTCGCCGTGGCTCTCGCCGTAGGTCGTCAGCTGGAAGAGTCGGCCGAACCGGTTCCCGTTCATACCCTCACGTGTGGCCGGGGGCATATATGGGTTGCAATCCGCGCAACGGGGCGGTCGGGGACGGTCGGCGGTCGAGGCGGTGTCGGACGACCGCAGATCGGCGAGCCGCCGCGCGACCGATGGGAGTATGTAACGGGACCCCGTTGATGGGGGCGTGCGCGACC of Halorubrum trapanicum contains these proteins:
- a CDS encoding helix-turn-helix domain-containing protein, with amino-acid sequence MPIGIDAFDDEPEAALDVAPGTQPYRVLSFLAEYDDQAFTQTEIHEETGIKRGSVGAVLSRLDDRGLVRHRGRYWAIAEDERLASFAAQRAASSASTTDDYYGEDET
- a CDS encoding TIGR04206 family protein, producing the protein MERPDGDSGPASEPPSRSVSRESADPTPVSGAVEWLLVVALLAAPMAVVPGGDDAPTLVSLWGFVTLGGDGSGLGGYPVWAYFLDQPRPFATLPPSIRAWPLALGFHLLATGSATSGVALGREDRRVTGGVLVLGAAATLWVAAGLGVRFGVGTTAGWLTVLPVSALATLAVAVAAYGGDLRRIVTH
- the aroC gene encoding chorismate synthase, giving the protein MNGNRFGRLFQLTTYGESHGDAMGVTVSGVPAGVELDEEAIQAQLDRRKPGQSMITTSRGEPDEVVVNSGVQDGYTTGTPIGMVIQNKDARSGKYEPYVTAPRPSHGDYTYSAKFGTRNWGGGGRSSARETVNWVAAGAVAEQVLDASDHDVEIKAHVNRIGDVEADAVSFEQLLANSEENDVRCADPEAAAEMQELIEEYQEKGDSIGGSIYFECRGVPRGLGAPRFDGFPSRLGQALFAIPATTGVEFGLGKEAVDVTGSERNEDWTFDDGESFDHVESDEGDPVPEGNDHGGLQGGITTGEPIYGEATWHAPTSIPKKQRSADWETGEEKEIQVVGRHDPVLPPRAVPVVEAMLYCTVLDFMLLAGRINPDRVDGNPGEYDTDYHPSSPRNE
- a CDS encoding ZIP family metal transporter; this encodes MTSFATMIGVTSAAGLVTALGALPVFLRARVTHRTYDAALGLAAGLMVAASVFGLVIPGLEEGTLAEVMTGVFVGGLVLLGGNYLIPHIHAQYREWLPDGGATGADAAAMGFPAADPVDAAGGSVHGDATADAPADGEVASDPAADDAAESADGMEAPLRKALLIGGAITLHNAPEGLAIGVAFASGLNEVALVLAVVIGLQNVPDGFAFAVPMAETGMSNARVLWYTALSGFAPQVVASAFGFWLVGLSTGLFPVASGFAAGAMLAVVFRELIPSSHGHGHADAATAAFLVGFVLLVVVDAVVTV